One Syntrophaceae bacterium DNA window includes the following coding sequences:
- a CDS encoding cytochrome c biogenesis protein ResB — MGIKRNPVWSFFSSVQLTLVLLAVLAVLAVVGTLVPQQESAQELAKRLSPGTIRILATLQIFDLYHSVWFLLAMGLLTANLVVCSINRFPASWRRFKAEASAEEHLFRDLPPEHTAYVKGTRDEIVTRAEQALHRRYRDVRRTDVSRGPVLHGQKGRITHLGVYAVHLGVLLIIAGGVAGSLFGFDAYVHIGEGETATTADLAGGKGQHSLGFGIRCDRFLIETYENGMPKTYRSDLTFLKDGRPALQGALLVNHPLTFEGIRFYQSSYGQSADGKARLSYSRKGGDRKDEAVTLGESFALPDGEGTVQVLRVEENMMQMGPAVKIGVRSGRGAVQFWVFQEIERIREGNPGLFEQVPLFNPGLFAPYVFSLRGIDARYYTVLKAATDPGVPLVAAGGLFLVAGLLLVFIVDHRRVWVLVEEAKGKVRVAVTGRGLRTSAGLDRELAELIRVFREKGDAQG, encoded by the coding sequence TTGGGCATCAAGCGAAATCCCGTCTGGTCCTTCTTTTCTTCCGTTCAGCTTACCCTGGTCCTCCTGGCCGTTCTGGCCGTCCTGGCCGTGGTGGGAACGCTGGTTCCGCAGCAGGAATCGGCCCAGGAACTGGCGAAGCGGCTGTCGCCGGGGACGATCCGGATCCTCGCAACCCTCCAGATCTTCGATCTGTATCACTCCGTTTGGTTTCTCCTCGCGATGGGCCTGCTGACGGCCAACCTCGTCGTCTGCTCCATCAACCGTTTCCCTGCTTCCTGGCGGCGTTTCAAGGCGGAGGCCTCCGCGGAGGAACACCTGTTTCGGGATCTGCCCCCGGAGCATACGGCGTACGTCAAAGGAACCCGGGACGAAATCGTCACGCGGGCAGAACAGGCGCTCCACCGGCGCTACCGCGACGTGCGCAGGACGGACGTATCCCGGGGACCCGTCCTCCACGGGCAGAAGGGGCGCATCACCCACCTCGGCGTGTACGCCGTCCATCTGGGCGTCCTCCTGATCATAGCCGGGGGCGTTGCGGGGTCCCTCTTCGGATTTGACGCCTACGTACACATCGGCGAAGGGGAAACGGCCACGACAGCCGACCTCGCGGGCGGCAAGGGACAGCACAGCCTCGGGTTCGGAATCCGCTGCGACCGCTTCCTGATCGAGACGTATGAAAACGGGATGCCCAAGACCTACCGGTCGGACCTGACGTTCCTGAAAGACGGCCGCCCGGCCCTCCAGGGTGCGCTCCTGGTGAATCACCCCCTGACCTTCGAAGGGATCCGCTTTTACCAGTCGAGCTATGGCCAGTCCGCCGACGGAAAGGCCCGGCTCTCCTATTCCAGGAAAGGCGGCGACCGGAAGGACGAAGCCGTCACGCTCGGGGAGTCTTTCGCCCTTCCGGACGGGGAAGGGACGGTGCAGGTCCTGCGGGTCGAGGAGAACATGATGCAGATGGGGCCGGCGGTGAAGATCGGCGTCCGGTCCGGCCGGGGCGCCGTCCAGTTCTGGGTCTTTCAGGAAATCGAGCGGATCCGGGAGGGGAATCCGGGGCTCTTCGAACAGGTGCCCCTTTTCAATCCGGGACTGTTCGCCCCCTATGTCTTTTCACTCCGCGGCATCGACGCGCGGTACTACACCGTGCTGAAGGCCGCGACCGACCCCGGCGTGCCCCTGGTGGCGGCGGGGGGCCTGTTCCTGGTGGCGGGCCTGCTGCTCGTGTTTATCGTGGATCACCGCCGGGTGTGGGTTCTGGTGGAAGAAGCCAAAGGCAAGGTGCGGGTCGCCGTGACGGGGCGGGGATTGCGGACGTCGGCGGGGCTGGACCGGGAACTGGCGGAACTGATCCGGGTATTTCGGGAAAAGGGGGACGCGCAGGGATGA
- a CDS encoding DUF1499 domain-containing protein gives MLKPLILLLAGFCFAGCSGARPDGLGLKAGRLAPCPSSPNCISSQAPREDRTHFAEPFRYAGSAEDARRRLLDVLKALPRVRIVVAEERYIRAEFTSTVFRFVDDVEFVFDDAEKAVHVRSASRVGYSDLGVNRKRVEAIRRAFREASGEKS, from the coding sequence ATTCTGAAACCGCTGATCCTGCTTCTTGCCGGGTTTTGCTTCGCCGGCTGCTCCGGGGCAAGGCCCGACGGCCTCGGCCTGAAGGCCGGCCGGCTGGCTCCCTGTCCCTCCTCGCCCAACTGCATTTCCTCCCAGGCTCCCCGGGAGGACCGGACCCACTTCGCGGAGCCCTTCCGCTACGCCGGTTCGGCCGAGGATGCCCGGCGCCGTCTTCTCGACGTGCTTAAGGCCCTGCCCAGAGTGCGGATTGTGGTTGCGGAGGAGCGGTATATCCGTGCCGAGTTCACCTCCACCGTCTTCCGCTTCGTCGACGACGTGGAATTCGTCTTCGATGACGCGGAAAAAGCCGTCCATGTCCGCTCCGCCTCCCGGGTCGGCTACTCCGACCTGGGGGTGAACCGGAAGCGGGTCGAGGCCATCCGCAGGGCGTTCAGGGAGGCCTCGGGAGAGAAATCATAA
- the ccsB gene encoding c-type cytochrome biogenesis protein CcsB yields the protein MISAKILSWVTFVYFASFTGYLIGLIRGRDRWARLASWCAAAGLLAHTAALLLRWRESYALGMGHAPLSNLYESLVFFAWAVVFLYLLVEWRTRNRTPGVFVVPVAFLLMAYASISPGVSDRIQPLIPALQSNWLTSHVITCFMGYAAFTVAFGLAILHLIKNRKKPGRNPSRFFALIPDEDDLEELLYQSVLLGFIFLTLGIITGSVWAHYAWGAYWSWDPKETWSLVTWVVYAALLHARFVRGWRGRRLAVLALVGFAAMLFTYLGVNYLPSLHAYM from the coding sequence ATGATCAGCGCGAAGATTCTGAGCTGGGTAACCTTTGTCTATTTCGCTTCCTTCACCGGATACCTGATCGGCCTGATCCGCGGGCGGGACCGGTGGGCGAGGCTGGCTTCCTGGTGTGCGGCGGCGGGGCTTCTGGCCCACACGGCCGCCCTTCTCCTCCGCTGGAGGGAATCCTATGCCCTGGGGATGGGGCATGCCCCGCTCTCGAACCTCTACGAATCCCTTGTGTTTTTCGCCTGGGCGGTGGTCTTTCTGTACCTCCTGGTGGAGTGGCGGACCCGGAACCGAACCCCCGGGGTCTTCGTGGTTCCCGTCGCCTTCCTCCTGATGGCCTATGCCTCCATTTCCCCCGGCGTCAGCGACCGGATCCAGCCCCTGATCCCGGCCCTCCAGAGCAACTGGCTGACCAGCCATGTGATCACCTGCTTCATGGGGTACGCCGCCTTCACGGTGGCCTTCGGCCTGGCGATCCTGCACCTGATCAAGAACCGGAAGAAGCCCGGAAGGAATCCCTCCCGATTCTTCGCCCTCATTCCGGACGAGGACGACCTGGAGGAGCTGCTCTACCAGAGCGTGCTTCTGGGATTCATCTTCCTGACCCTGGGGATCATCACCGGGTCCGTCTGGGCTCACTATGCCTGGGGGGCCTACTGGAGCTGGGATCCGAAGGAGACGTGGTCTCTCGTCACCTGGGTCGTCTATGCCGCTCTGCTCCATGCCCGGTTTGTGCGGGGCTGGCGGGGACGCCGGCTGGCTGTTCTTGCCCTGGTGGGCTTTGCGGCGATGCTGTTCACGTACCTGGGGGTGAATTACCTGCCCAGTCTCCACGCCTACATGTAG
- a CDS encoding ribonuclease D, which yields MKSETGWIWVDTSEKRQEAGRDIASSPWIALDTEYDSFRYFRDKLCLIQIKTPFMTYLVDPLDGIPPEYLTRPFASREVLKVFHAGDNDIRLLHRDFGFTFRNVFDTYRAATLLGYPNLSLAALVEDCLGIPFPKRKKVQRSNWDVRPLTEEQLAYAAEDTLHLIPLYERLEAEIREKGLQEEAKRSFREIAAARWQERPFRAEGYRRIQGVWDLTAPQRERLKRLYAWRWWKSKQMDRSPFMLLSSQEMVALASIENPSAEMLKRSGILSHERTGRYGAELVKVLREA from the coding sequence ATGAAATCGGAAACCGGATGGATCTGGGTGGACACATCGGAAAAGCGGCAGGAGGCCGGCCGCGACATCGCATCCTCTCCCTGGATCGCCCTGGACACCGAATACGACTCCTTCCGCTATTTCCGGGACAAGCTCTGCCTCATCCAGATCAAGACGCCCTTCATGACCTACCTGGTGGACCCCCTGGACGGCATTCCTCCCGAATACCTTACCCGGCCCTTCGCCAGCCGAGAGGTGCTGAAGGTGTTCCACGCCGGCGACAACGACATCCGCCTCCTCCACCGCGATTTCGGTTTCACCTTCCGGAACGTCTTCGATACGTACCGGGCGGCCACGCTCCTGGGATACCCGAACCTGTCCCTGGCGGCGCTGGTGGAGGATTGCCTCGGCATCCCCTTCCCGAAGCGAAAGAAGGTCCAGCGGTCCAATTGGGATGTTCGTCCCCTGACGGAAGAGCAGCTCGCCTATGCAGCGGAGGACACGCTGCACCTGATCCCCCTTTACGAGAGACTGGAAGCGGAAATACGGGAGAAGGGCCTCCAGGAGGAGGCCAAGCGCTCGTTCCGGGAAATCGCCGCCGCCCGCTGGCAGGAGCGGCCCTTCCGTGCGGAAGGATACCGGAGGATCCAGGGAGTCTGGGATCTGACCGCCCCGCAGCGGGAGCGGCTGAAGCGGCTCTATGCCTGGCGGTGGTGGAAATCGAAGCAGATGGACCGCTCGCCATTCATGCTTCTTTCCTCTCAGGAGATGGTGGCCTTGGCGAGTATCGAGAACCCCTCCGCCGAGATGCTCAAGCGGAGCGGGATTCTGTCCCACGAACGAACGGGCCGGTACGGCGCCGAGCTGGTAAAAGTTCTCCGGGAGGCGTGA
- a CDS encoding iron ABC transporter permease, with translation MEDTLHKIVTPARLIRVTLLFALAFIFVAFIAILVGPSEIAPLEILKSIFRDRQGVEAAADPGRTILFSIRIPRVLFAGIVGAALSTAGVVYQALLRNPLADPYILGVSGGASAGAVAGILLGAATVPFGTPLLAFAGALAATFLVFGTARKNASLSSNTLILAGVIVNAFTTALVFFFLSISNSKEVHNVVFWIMGDLGIASGKDIGLVALVLLAAFILIYAHGRSLNLLVVGEETALRLGVSVESTKKILLAAASILTAAAVSLCGTIGFVGLIIPHMMRMLLGADHRLLLPASLLFGGAFLIVADTLARVLLAPTELPVGVVTAFCGAPFFIYLLRRRA, from the coding sequence GTGGAAGACACGCTCCACAAAATCGTCACACCGGCCCGGCTGATCCGGGTGACGCTTCTTTTTGCCCTGGCTTTCATCTTCGTTGCCTTTATCGCGATCCTCGTCGGTCCGTCGGAAATCGCCCCCCTGGAGATCCTGAAGAGTATTTTCCGGGATCGGCAAGGGGTGGAAGCGGCCGCCGACCCGGGACGGACGATCCTGTTTTCGATCCGGATCCCCCGGGTCCTCTTTGCCGGGATCGTGGGGGCCGCCCTGTCCACCGCCGGCGTCGTCTACCAGGCCCTCCTCCGCAATCCCCTGGCGGATCCTTACATTCTGGGCGTTTCGGGCGGAGCCTCCGCGGGAGCCGTCGCGGGCATCCTTCTCGGCGCCGCCACCGTCCCCTTCGGTACGCCGCTCCTGGCCTTTGCCGGGGCCCTGGCCGCCACCTTCCTGGTCTTCGGGACGGCTCGGAAAAACGCCTCCCTGTCCTCCAACACGCTCATCCTGGCGGGGGTCATCGTCAATGCCTTCACAACCGCCCTGGTCTTTTTTTTCCTGTCCATCAGCAACAGCAAGGAGGTCCACAACGTCGTTTTCTGGATCATGGGAGACCTCGGGATCGCCTCGGGGAAGGACATCGGCCTCGTCGCCCTGGTTCTCCTGGCCGCGTTCATCCTGATCTACGCCCACGGGCGTTCCCTGAACCTCCTGGTCGTCGGTGAGGAGACCGCTCTCCGCTTGGGCGTCTCCGTCGAGAGCACAAAGAAGATCCTGCTGGCGGCGGCATCCATCCTGACGGCGGCGGCTGTCTCGCTCTGCGGAACCATCGGTTTCGTCGGGCTCATCATTCCCCACATGATGCGGATGCTTCTGGGCGCGGATCACCGCCTGCTCCTCCCGGCGTCCCTTCTTTTCGGGGGTGCATTCCTGATCGTGGCGGATACCCTTGCCCGCGTCCTGCTGGCCCCGACGGAGCTGCCCGTGGGGGTCGTCACCGCTTTTTGCGGCGCCCCATTTTTCATTTACCTGCTGCGGAGGAGAGCCTGA
- a CDS encoding TonB-dependent receptor, with amino-acid sequence MKSVIRFLAVSFFTCACLSIAVPLKAADSPAVMEEVVVTATRGAEEVRNVPAAVTVITEKEIRDSGAVSLVEVLEKVEGIQVRSYSGNSPQSIVDLRGFGGDNPFGKTVILLDGQRLNRPDMASVNWFQVPLSSIERVEVVRGASSVLYGDAAVAGVINIITRKGTPKTRAYASVTGGSYGLHNEKAGASGRTGSLSYSVQGENYFSLGYRKHSTLASQSAGLNLRYDAADALSASLGVSFNRSDYELPGNLTRMEMASDRRQAEPARPSYWTSGGYEDDGLDKHTNINLKIESLLGAFGRLEMNALYGKKELDANMASWTLYTNTEAETYGLTPKYILDHAIFGFSNKLTTGIDVYREPYVKKFYDSRERRARTAIADLYKNSLAFYVRDEFSVFRNLILSAGYRTERAAMGGDYNNHTTPAQSFTNKEKIHHGEACEGGLTWLIGKKSSVFAKYATVFRFPFLDEQASYNGYGGTPFYTDIEKETGRSYEAGTQFFPLDSLKIALSVFRIDMENEIAWNSLTYRNENLDETRHDGVEASFSWQAAEFARIYGSLTYHRATFESGENSGKEIPLVPRRQARLGVEFSLPYAVTVKPEVRYVGDSYMSGDTDNSGEKLESHTVFDLYAFYRPEFRGLKLTVFLGVENLLNATYSSFGVEETAWTPRVYYPMPERTFKGGLTFEF; translated from the coding sequence ATGAAGAGCGTCATCCGTTTCCTTGCCGTTTCCTTTTTCACCTGTGCCTGCCTTTCCATTGCCGTCCCATTGAAGGCGGCCGACAGCCCGGCCGTCATGGAAGAGGTCGTGGTCACCGCCACGCGTGGCGCCGAGGAGGTTCGGAACGTCCCCGCGGCCGTCACGGTGATCACGGAAAAAGAGATCCGGGACTCCGGGGCCGTGAGCCTCGTCGAGGTCCTGGAAAAAGTGGAGGGCATCCAGGTCCGCTCCTACAGCGGCAACTCCCCCCAGTCGATTGTGGACCTGCGCGGGTTCGGAGGAGACAACCCTTTCGGAAAAACCGTGATCCTCCTGGACGGGCAGCGCCTGAACCGGCCGGACATGGCCTCCGTGAACTGGTTCCAGGTTCCCCTGTCCAGCATCGAGCGCGTCGAGGTGGTCCGGGGGGCGAGCTCCGTCCTGTACGGCGACGCCGCCGTGGCCGGCGTCATCAACATCATCACCAGGAAGGGAACCCCGAAGACACGGGCCTACGCCTCCGTGACGGGCGGCAGCTACGGCCTCCACAATGAAAAGGCAGGGGCGTCCGGCAGAACGGGTTCCCTCTCCTATTCCGTCCAGGGCGAAAACTACTTCTCCCTGGGCTACCGGAAGCATTCCACCCTTGCCTCGCAGAGCGCCGGCTTAAATCTCCGCTACGACGCCGCGGATGCCCTTTCCGCCTCCCTGGGGGTCTCCTTCAACCGCTCCGATTATGAACTCCCGGGAAATCTCACCAGGATGGAAATGGCCTCGGACCGCCGGCAGGCCGAACCGGCCCGTCCCTCCTACTGGACCAGTGGCGGATACGAGGATGACGGACTGGACAAGCACACGAACATCAACCTGAAGATCGAATCCCTCCTCGGCGCCTTCGGACGCCTGGAAATGAACGCCCTCTACGGCAAAAAAGAGCTGGATGCCAACATGGCCTCCTGGACGCTGTACACCAATACCGAGGCGGAGACCTACGGCCTCACGCCGAAATACATTCTCGATCACGCAATCTTCGGATTTTCCAACAAGCTGACGACGGGCATCGACGTCTACCGGGAACCCTACGTCAAGAAATTTTACGACAGCCGGGAGCGGAGGGCGAGAACGGCCATTGCGGACCTGTACAAGAACAGCCTCGCCTTCTACGTCCGGGATGAATTCAGCGTGTTCAGGAACCTGATCCTGAGCGCCGGCTACCGGACGGAGCGGGCCGCCATGGGAGGAGACTACAACAATCACACGACTCCCGCCCAGAGCTTCACGAACAAGGAAAAAATCCACCACGGCGAGGCCTGTGAAGGCGGCCTGACCTGGCTGATCGGCAAGAAATCAAGCGTATTCGCCAAGTATGCAACGGTCTTCCGCTTCCCGTTCCTGGACGAGCAGGCCTCCTACAACGGCTATGGCGGCACCCCCTTTTACACGGACATCGAAAAGGAAACCGGCAGAAGCTACGAGGCGGGAACCCAGTTCTTTCCGCTGGATTCGCTCAAGATCGCCCTTTCGGTCTTTCGCATCGACATGGAGAACGAGATCGCCTGGAACAGCCTGACCTACCGCAACGAGAATCTTGACGAGACCCGCCATGACGGTGTGGAGGCCTCCTTCTCCTGGCAGGCCGCGGAATTCGCGCGGATTTATGGAAGCCTCACCTATCACCGGGCGACCTTCGAGTCCGGCGAAAACAGCGGCAAGGAGATCCCTCTCGTCCCGAGACGCCAGGCCCGGCTGGGCGTCGAATTCAGCCTCCCTTACGCCGTGACGGTGAAGCCGGAGGTGCGTTACGTCGGCGACAGCTACATGAGCGGCGACACGGACAACAGCGGGGAAAAGCTCGAATCCCACACGGTGTTCGACCTGTATGCCTTCTACCGGCCGGAATTCAGGGGATTGAAGCTGACAGTGTTCCTCGGGGTGGAAAATCTCCTGAACGCAACGTACTCCTCGTTCGGTGTGGAGGAAACGGCCTGGACGCCCCGGGTGTATTATCCCATGCCGGAACGGACCTTCAAGGGAGGCCTGACCTTCGAGTTCTGA
- a CDS encoding PAS domain S-box protein, producing the protein MAEKTNTSTSTNTKEQLVRKIGQLRRKLDKLAPSGTDRPLVEGLYRTLEHTSRAGIYVVQEGKFRFVNLHAADYWGYPREDLLGMESMSLVHPEDRERVRQAAIQMLRGNRTSSYEFRTITKSGDIRWITEVITSIRFKGKRAVLGNSMDITEQIEARDKLAELEALEASILEAIPHAVIGLKNRRIIFANDGVERVFGWRAEELIGATTRVLYRSDGDWDSIAQELYSTLENQRTHSTEFPCRRKDGRYIECLITASRIGESLKEKNIVITFEDITDRKLAEEAYRTMADSSQAGVYVVQDGVFQFVNENAAGYAGYSQKELTGMNSMQLVHPEDRFKVRENSHQMLHGDRRSPHEFRIITKDGRIRWIMETVTFIPYRGRRAVLGNSMDITEQSAARDKLAKLEALEASILEAIPHAVIGLQDRRVIFANDGVQTVFGWRARDIVGMSSRILYRTDTDYEAIAEILYNTLEKKRTVSVEFPCRKKDGTDIDCLVSASRTGESLQEKRIVITYEDITERKRAETELERSRQQMRNLSAHLQSVREKERTRIARELHDELGQLLTALNTDLVLLNRKVPEEQPEIRERIDAMSGLVDMTMKTLKRIYMDLRPGMLDHLGLPVAIEWQASEFFKRTGIQCRVTVEPEDMQLNPDLSTAVFRIFQETLTNVWRHAEAKRVQVSLKLTGGEVRLTVKDNGKGITEEQMAKPDSFGLLGMRERVSYWGGDVNITGKKGKGTTVKVRIPYENRGDAA; encoded by the coding sequence GTGGCAGAGAAGACGAATACCAGTACCAGCACCAATACCAAGGAACAGTTGGTCCGAAAGATTGGGCAGCTTCGGAGGAAACTCGATAAACTGGCCCCGTCGGGAACGGACCGACCTCTCGTGGAAGGGCTCTACAGGACCCTGGAGCACACTTCCCGCGCTGGCATCTACGTCGTCCAGGAGGGGAAATTCCGGTTCGTCAACCTGCATGCGGCGGATTACTGGGGCTACCCGCGGGAGGATCTCCTGGGCATGGAGTCCATGAGCCTCGTCCACCCGGAAGACCGGGAGCGGGTTCGCCAGGCGGCGATCCAGATGCTCCGGGGCAACCGGACTTCCTCGTATGAATTCCGCACCATCACCAAGAGCGGCGACATCCGGTGGATTACCGAGGTCATCACCTCCATCCGCTTCAAGGGGAAACGGGCCGTTCTGGGCAACTCGATGGACATCACCGAGCAGATCGAGGCCCGGGACAAGCTGGCGGAGCTGGAGGCCCTGGAAGCGTCCATTCTCGAGGCCATCCCTCACGCCGTCATCGGCTTGAAAAACCGCCGCATCATTTTTGCCAACGACGGAGTCGAGCGGGTCTTCGGCTGGCGAGCGGAGGAGCTGATCGGCGCCACCACCCGGGTCCTGTACCGGAGCGACGGGGACTGGGACTCCATCGCCCAGGAGCTCTATTCAACCCTTGAGAACCAGCGCACCCACAGCACCGAGTTCCCCTGCCGCCGGAAGGACGGGCGTTACATCGAATGCCTCATCACGGCCTCGCGCATCGGGGAGAGCCTCAAGGAAAAGAACATCGTCATCACCTTCGAGGACATCACGGACCGCAAGCTCGCCGAGGAGGCCTACCGGACCATGGCCGACAGCTCCCAGGCGGGCGTCTATGTCGTTCAGGACGGGGTCTTCCAGTTTGTCAACGAGAACGCCGCCGGGTACGCCGGGTACAGCCAGAAGGAACTGACGGGGATGAACTCGATGCAGCTCGTCCATCCGGAAGATCGCTTCAAGGTGAGGGAAAACTCCCACCAGATGCTTCACGGAGACCGGCGATCCCCCCACGAGTTCCGGATCATCACGAAAGACGGCCGGATCCGGTGGATCATGGAAACGGTCACCTTCATCCCCTACAGGGGCCGGCGGGCCGTCCTGGGCAACTCCATGGACATCACGGAGCAGAGCGCCGCCCGGGACAAGCTGGCGAAGCTGGAGGCCCTGGAGGCCTCGATCCTGGAGGCCATTCCCCATGCCGTGATCGGCCTGCAGGATCGCCGGGTGATCTTTGCCAACGACGGCGTTCAGACCGTCTTCGGCTGGCGGGCCCGGGATATCGTCGGCATGAGCAGCCGCATTCTCTACCGGACGGACACGGACTACGAGGCCATTGCCGAGATCCTTTACAACACGCTGGAGAAAAAGCGGACCGTGAGCGTCGAGTTTCCCTGCCGCAAGAAGGACGGAACCGATATCGACTGTCTCGTCAGCGCCTCCCGGACGGGGGAGAGCCTCCAGGAAAAACGGATCGTCATCACCTACGAGGACATCACCGAGCGGAAGCGCGCCGAGACCGAGCTGGAAAGGTCGCGCCAGCAGATGCGGAACCTGTCCGCTCACCTGCAGTCGGTCCGTGAAAAGGAGCGGACACGCATCGCCAGAGAGCTCCACGACGAACTGGGGCAGCTCCTGACGGCCCTCAACACGGACCTCGTCCTCCTGAACCGCAAGGTCCCGGAAGAGCAGCCTGAAATCAGGGAACGGATCGATGCCATGTCGGGACTCGTGGACATGACCATGAAAACCCTCAAGCGGATCTATATGGACCTCCGCCCGGGAATGCTGGATCACCTGGGACTCCCCGTCGCCATCGAGTGGCAGGCGAGCGAGTTCTTCAAGCGGACAGGAATCCAGTGCCGGGTCACGGTGGAGCCCGAGGACATGCAGCTCAACCCGGACCTGTCCACGGCGGTCTTCCGCATCTTCCAGGAGACCCTGACAAACGTCTGGCGCCATGCCGAGGCCAAACGGGTCCAGGTTTCCCTGAAGCTGACCGGCGGAGAGGTCCGGCTCACCGTGAAGGACAACGGAAAAGGCATCACGGAGGAGCAGATGGCCAAGCCCGATTCATTCGGCCTGCTGGGGATGCGAGAGCGAGTCTCCTATTGGGGGGGAGACGTGAACATCACGGGGAAAAAAGGGAAGGGAACGACTGTCAAGGTTCGAATTCCTTATGAGAATAGAGGAGATGCCGCATGA
- a CDS encoding ABC transporter ATP-binding protein, whose amino-acid sequence MPAIRLEKASFRYDRSWVLRHVSLDAERGAFLGILGPNGSGKTTLLNLIDGVIAPREGRVLLEGTDAASLDRNELARMVAVVPQDSPLIFSFTVQEIVLMGRAPHLGRWRFEGKRDFEIARDVMERTGTLPLAGRPMSELSGGERQRVLIARALAQEPRILLLDEPTSNLDIRHQSAFFGLVAELNRTQGLTVVAVSHDINLASLYCRRIVLLKDGAVYGEGRPEETITEDSIRNVFGVPVRVDSHPQTGRPRVTPICNTPPERGSRFNAGAAPQL is encoded by the coding sequence ATGCCCGCCATCCGTCTCGAAAAGGCAAGCTTCCGGTACGACCGCTCCTGGGTGCTGCGGCATGTCTCCCTGGACGCGGAGCGCGGCGCATTCCTCGGGATTCTCGGTCCCAACGGATCCGGCAAGACGACGCTCCTGAATCTGATCGACGGAGTGATCGCCCCCCGGGAAGGGCGGGTCCTCCTGGAAGGAACCGATGCCGCGTCCCTGGACCGGAACGAACTGGCCCGGATGGTGGCGGTGGTTCCCCAGGACTCTCCGCTGATTTTCTCCTTTACCGTTCAGGAAATCGTTCTCATGGGCCGTGCCCCCCACCTGGGACGATGGCGGTTTGAGGGAAAACGGGACTTCGAGATCGCCAGGGACGTCATGGAAAGAACGGGGACTCTCCCGCTGGCGGGACGGCCCATGAGCGAACTCAGCGGCGGGGAGCGCCAGCGGGTCCTCATCGCCCGGGCCCTGGCCCAGGAACCGCGGATCCTCCTCCTGGACGAACCCACGTCCAACCTGGACATCCGCCATCAGAGCGCGTTCTTCGGCCTGGTGGCGGAGCTGAACCGGACACAGGGACTGACGGTGGTTGCCGTCAGCCATGACATCAACCTGGCGTCCCTCTACTGCCGGCGGATCGTCCTCCTGAAGGACGGAGCCGTCTATGGCGAGGGAAGGCCCGAAGAGACCATTACGGAGGACAGCATTCGGAACGTCTTCGGGGTGCCCGTGCGAGTGGACAGCCATCCGCAGACAGGCAGGCCCCGTGTTACACCCATCTGCAACACACCCCCGGAGCGAGGAAGCCGGTTCAACGCCGGCGCTGCCCCGCAACTGTAA